Below is a genomic region from Candidatus Methylomirabilota bacterium.
CGTAAGGAATCATGCGCAGCACGGTCTTCTTCACGTTGGCATCCATGGCGCCCTCCTCATGGGGTTTGAACCGGGCGCCAGTGTAGCGCGGACAGGCGCTTGCGCGCACCCCGTGAGTTGCCCTACCCTCGGCACACCAATGGGCTTCGAGAACGTCGGCTGCGACGAGGCGATGGGGCGGGCGGGCGCGCTCGTTCCCGTGCTGCGGGAGCGCGCCGCCGGCGCCGAGACGCTCCGCGAGATGGCGAAGGAGACGGCGGCGGATCTCCACCGCGCGGGGCTCTTCCGCTTCCACCAGCCCCGGCGCTGGGGCGGCATGGAGCTGCCCTTCGTGGCGCTCTTCGACATCCCGGCGGAGATCGGGCGCGGCTGCGCCTCGACGGCGTGGAACGTGGCGAACCTCGCGGTCCATCACTGGCTCCTCGCCCTCTACGACCCGCGCGCCCAGGAGGAGGTCTGGGGCCAGAACCCCGACGCGCTGATCGCCTCCGGCATCGCATACCCTCAGGGGCGGGGGCGCCGCGTCGACGGCGGCTTCGTCGTGAGCGGCTACTGGAACTTCTCGAGCGGCGTCGATCCGTCGGACTGGAACATGCTGGCCGTGATCGTTCGCGACGGCGACCGGGTCGTGGACCACCGCATGTGCCTCGTGCCGAAGAGCGACTACGAGATCGTGGACGACTGGCAGGTGCTGGGCATGCGGAGCACCGGCTCCAAGTCCGTGCGCGCCACCGACGTCTTCGTCCCCGAGCACCGCGCGCTCTGCATGTACCTGGCGCGTGGGGG
It encodes:
- a CDS encoding acyl-CoA dehydrogenase family protein, which encodes MSCPTLGTPMGFENVGCDEAMGRAGALVPVLRERAAGAETLREMAKETAADLHRAGLFRFHQPRRWGGMELPFVALFDIPAEIGRGCASTAWNVANLAVHHWLLALYDPRAQEEVWGQNPDALIASGIAYPQGRGRRVDGGFVVSGYWNFSSGVDPSDWNMLAVIVRDGDRVVDHRMCLVPKSDYEIVDDWQVLGMRSTGSKSVRATDVFVPEHRALCMYLARGGSDFPGAAVNPGALYRVPIGAISSHCLAAAGLGNAQAALELTV